A single region of the Plantactinospora soyae genome encodes:
- a CDS encoding vWA domain-containing protein, translated as MTGAATSDPRKALEALAGSVQPYLIGVRHHSPALAALVPALLDTAAPDVLCIELPTDFQSWLRYLADPATRAPVALTGARDGGPLGFYPFADFSPELAAIRWARERGVEVVCCDLPLTDPGWSPSTDTTDPGTVAEPAVAPAFAAALAASGTGRNGDDLWDRTVEVRAPGCPPEAVRRAALGVGWAMRQDAVTAHGVPARDLAREEHMRRVLGEAAAGGRRVAAVVGSFHAVALLGSAHTAPTSGAADPAAGVAPTSRAAAPATVGTPPTGRAAATVAASLVPYSFDLLDSRSGYAAGIRDPRWQQAVFLAGGDPEQVRLAAARAVTDVCRALRSAGHTAGTGEAAETLRVAEDLARLRALPAPGRGELLEAVTTVLGQGELLGRGRALARALETVLVGAERGRIAPGTPRSGLGPSVEAELVELRLPNPAEPTARELRLDPLRSTLDGRREIMLRRLRTCGIDYGEPVEVAGIGDGSALTTRWRVSWTPSVPALLDLVGVRGVTMRLATAGTLRARFHRESADGGPTCAEVLAGLDDAARCDLPDLVDDRLDRAAAVLPAAGTLAELLSALDLVEALRRQHLPGTTADGRERAAELGTTLLDAAVRGLPGLAGSDQPEEAAALIALAVRAGEHRLGLRLDAALAELARTGSPLVQGAALAARVLLDLDTPDTLGVRTAGWIDAGTDPAGRRRLLHLLGGLLTAAGPLLQAAPAALDPLLDRVERLTDQDFLARLPALRGGFDTLTPAAREQLLGTVTGRLGDRIDLTLSAPPAVLARWSAADAAGHAVLRALGIPLFGLPESRPTATGPTANGPTTTGDEGARGATADSAAADSAAPVGGGTRGTATVGGATARPPEVRLGPADRWRLLLGRETERLPDHLRRHARALDELYGTGHGEGAADVGQGSAPGAAGQNASFPTAREWADELEVLFGAGIREEVLARAAENGRSDVLAQLDPEAVRPSVQLLTSVLSLAGGLPEQRLARLRPLVRRLVDELARELASQLRPALSGLTTPRPTRRPGGRLDLARTLRANLAHTRRLADGRTVVLPERPVFHTLVRREADWRLILVVDVSGSMEASVVWSALTAAVLGGVPTLSTHFLAFSTKVIDLTDRVSDPLSLLLEVRVGGGTHIAAGLAQARSLVTVPSRTIVVVVSDFEEGGPLAGLLGEVRALANSGVHLLGCAALDDGGVPRYSVPIAQQLVAAGMPIAALSPLELARWVGDRLRGGPR; from the coding sequence TTGACCGGGGCAGCGACGTCGGACCCGCGGAAGGCGCTGGAGGCGCTGGCCGGATCGGTCCAGCCGTACCTGATCGGGGTGCGGCACCACAGCCCCGCGCTGGCCGCCCTGGTGCCGGCCCTGCTCGACACCGCCGCACCCGACGTCCTCTGCATCGAGTTGCCGACCGACTTCCAGTCCTGGCTGCGCTATCTGGCCGATCCGGCAACCCGGGCGCCGGTCGCGTTGACCGGGGCCCGCGACGGCGGACCGCTGGGCTTCTATCCGTTCGCCGACTTCTCCCCCGAACTGGCCGCGATCCGGTGGGCCCGGGAGCGTGGCGTCGAGGTCGTCTGCTGCGATCTTCCGCTCACCGACCCGGGATGGTCGCCGTCGACCGACACCACGGATCCGGGCACCGTGGCAGAGCCGGCCGTCGCGCCGGCCTTCGCCGCCGCGCTCGCGGCCAGCGGTACCGGCCGGAACGGCGACGACCTCTGGGACCGGACCGTCGAGGTACGGGCCCCCGGCTGTCCGCCCGAGGCGGTACGCCGGGCCGCCCTCGGGGTCGGGTGGGCGATGCGGCAGGACGCGGTGACCGCCCACGGCGTACCCGCTCGGGACCTGGCCCGCGAGGAACACATGCGGCGGGTGCTCGGCGAGGCCGCTGCCGGCGGTCGTCGGGTCGCCGCCGTGGTGGGCTCGTTCCACGCCGTCGCACTGCTCGGATCCGCCCACACCGCACCGACCAGCGGAGCCGCGGACCCGGCGGCCGGCGTCGCACCGACCAGCCGGGCGGCAGCCCCTGCCACGGTCGGCACTCCGCCGACCGGCCGGGCGGCCGCCACCGTTGCCGCCTCGCTCGTCCCCTATTCCTTCGACCTCCTCGACTCCCGGTCCGGCTACGCGGCCGGGATCCGCGATCCGCGTTGGCAGCAGGCCGTCTTCCTGGCCGGCGGCGATCCGGAGCAGGTCCGGCTCGCCGCCGCCCGGGCCGTCACCGACGTGTGCCGGGCGCTCCGATCGGCAGGACACACCGCCGGTACCGGCGAGGCCGCCGAAACCCTCCGGGTGGCCGAGGACCTGGCCCGGCTGCGTGCCCTGCCCGCACCGGGGCGGGGTGAGCTGCTGGAGGCGGTGACCACCGTGCTCGGCCAGGGAGAACTGCTCGGCCGGGGTCGGGCGCTGGCCCGGGCGCTGGAAACGGTGCTGGTCGGTGCCGAGCGGGGCCGGATAGCCCCGGGAACGCCCCGGTCCGGGCTCGGGCCCTCGGTGGAGGCCGAACTCGTCGAGCTGCGGCTGCCGAACCCCGCCGAGCCCACGGCACGGGAACTCCGCCTCGACCCGCTCCGGTCCACTCTGGATGGCCGCCGCGAGATCATGCTGCGCCGCCTGCGGACCTGCGGAATCGACTACGGCGAGCCGGTCGAGGTGGCCGGCATCGGCGACGGCTCGGCGCTGACCACCCGGTGGCGGGTCTCCTGGACGCCGTCCGTACCGGCCCTGTTGGATCTGGTCGGCGTACGCGGCGTCACCATGCGCCTCGCCACGGCCGGCACGCTGCGGGCGCGATTCCACCGGGAGTCCGCCGACGGTGGACCCACCTGTGCGGAGGTCCTCGCCGGGCTGGACGACGCGGCCCGGTGCGATCTGCCCGACCTCGTCGACGACCGGCTCGACCGGGCCGCCGCCGTACTGCCGGCCGCCGGCACACTCGCCGAACTGCTCAGCGCACTCGACCTGGTGGAGGCGCTGCGCCGGCAACACCTGCCGGGTACCACCGCCGACGGGCGGGAGCGGGCCGCCGAACTCGGCACGACCCTGCTGGACGCGGCGGTACGGGGACTGCCCGGACTCGCCGGCAGTGACCAGCCGGAGGAGGCCGCGGCGCTGATCGCGCTCGCCGTACGGGCCGGCGAACACCGGCTGGGGCTGCGCCTCGACGCGGCACTGGCGGAGTTGGCCCGTACCGGATCACCTCTGGTGCAGGGGGCCGCGCTGGCGGCTCGGGTGCTCCTCGACCTCGACACCCCGGACACCCTGGGCGTCCGTACCGCCGGTTGGATCGACGCCGGCACGGATCCGGCCGGGCGACGCCGACTGCTCCACCTGCTGGGTGGGCTGCTGACGGCGGCCGGCCCGCTGCTCCAGGCCGCTCCGGCCGCGCTCGACCCGCTGCTGGACCGGGTCGAGCGGTTGACCGACCAGGATTTTCTGGCCCGGTTACCGGCGTTGCGCGGCGGCTTCGACACGCTGACGCCGGCCGCCCGGGAACAACTGCTGGGCACCGTCACCGGACGCCTCGGCGACCGGATCGACCTCACCCTCTCCGCCCCGCCCGCCGTGCTGGCCCGCTGGAGCGCGGCAGACGCCGCCGGGCACGCCGTGCTCCGGGCCCTGGGCATTCCACTGTTCGGGCTGCCCGAGTCCCGGCCGACCGCCACCGGCCCGACCGCCAACGGCCCGACCACCACCGGCGACGAGGGCGCCCGGGGCGCCACAGCCGACAGCGCCGCAGCCGACAGCGCCGCACCCGTCGGCGGCGGAACGCGCGGAACGGCCACCGTGGGCGGCGCGACGGCTCGACCGCCGGAGGTACGGCTCGGCCCGGCCGACCGCTGGCGTCTGCTGCTCGGCCGGGAGACCGAACGGCTGCCGGACCACCTCCGGCGGCACGCGCGCGCCCTGGACGAGCTGTACGGAACGGGCCACGGCGAAGGGGCCGCCGACGTCGGTCAGGGCTCCGCCCCCGGCGCTGCCGGGCAGAACGCCTCCTTCCCGACCGCCCGGGAATGGGCGGACGAACTGGAGGTCCTGTTCGGCGCGGGCATCCGGGAGGAGGTGCTCGCCCGTGCGGCCGAGAACGGTCGGAGCGACGTCCTCGCCCAACTCGACCCGGAGGCCGTACGCCCCTCGGTGCAGCTGTTGACCTCGGTCCTCTCGCTCGCCGGTGGCCTGCCCGAACAGCGGCTGGCCCGGCTGCGGCCACTCGTGCGGCGTCTCGTCGACGAACTCGCCCGGGAACTCGCCAGCCAACTCCGCCCCGCGCTGTCCGGGCTGACCACGCCCCGGCCGACCCGCCGCCCGGGTGGCCGGCTGGACCTCGCCCGTACCCTGCGGGCCAACCTGGCGCACACCCGGCGGCTCGCGGACGGCCGGACGGTGGTGCTGCCGGAACGCCCGGTGTTCCACACCCTCGTCCGGCGCGAGGCCGACTGGCGGTTGATCCTCGTCGTCGACGTCTCCGGATCGATGGAGGCGTCGGTGGTGTGGTCCGCGCTGACCGCCGCCGTGCTGGGCGGGGTGCCCACGCTCTCCACCCATTTCCTCGCCTTCTCGACGAAGGTGATCGACCTGACCGACCGGGTGAGCGATCCCCTCTCTCTGCTGTTGGAGGTACGCGTCGGCGGCGGTACGCACATCGCCGCCGGGCTCGCCCAGGCCCGGTCCCTGGTGACCGTTCCGAGCCGGACGATCGTCGTGGTGGTCAGCGACTTCGAGGAGGGCGGCCCACTGGCCGGACTGCTCGGCGAGGTACGGGCGCTGGCGAACTCCGGTGTCCACCTGCTCGGCTGCGCCGCGCTCGACGACGGTGGCGTCCCGCGCTACTCGGTGCCGATCGCCCAACAACTCGTCGCGGCGGGAATGCCGATCGCCGCGCTCAGTCCGCTCGAACTCGCCCGCTGGGTGGGCGACCGGCTACGTGGAGGACCCCGGTGA
- a CDS encoding ATP-binding protein, which translates to MAARPGRGADGWQVLPAERRFAAELAFLAAYDDGPRPPGWALTPRAVVTFIQGSDGEPLCLAKERRTGPDGGELPATLAIPAKFVGERVLVERCVVTLAGERGLLLVGEPGTAKSMLSELLAAAVCGTSALTVQGTAGTTEDAFRYGWNYALLLAQGPTRQALVESPVLTAMRTGRVARIEEVTRCLPEVQDALVSILSDRRINVPELADTDAGVLPAAPGFTVIATANLRDRGVSEMSAALKRRFNFETIGPIADPVTEMELVRRQAIAAVARAGAAYAVDDSVLDALVTVFRDLRSGRSAEGWDVERPGTVMSTAEAVQVAAALALSSAYLPAGDVLDLLPGHLLGVVRKDDQADHGRLVGYWDGPVRRRAEEGAPMWRRLWDLRETLR; encoded by the coding sequence ATGGCGGCCCGCCCCGGTCGGGGGGCCGACGGCTGGCAGGTCCTGCCGGCCGAGCGACGGTTCGCCGCCGAACTGGCCTTCCTCGCCGCGTACGACGACGGCCCCCGGCCGCCCGGATGGGCGCTGACCCCGCGTGCCGTGGTCACGTTCATCCAGGGCAGCGACGGCGAGCCGCTCTGCCTGGCCAAGGAGCGGCGTACCGGCCCGGACGGCGGTGAACTGCCGGCCACCCTGGCCATCCCCGCCAAGTTCGTCGGCGAGCGGGTACTGGTGGAACGGTGCGTGGTCACCCTGGCCGGCGAACGGGGACTGCTGCTGGTCGGTGAACCGGGGACCGCCAAGTCGATGCTCTCCGAGCTGCTGGCCGCGGCGGTCTGCGGCACCAGCGCGCTGACCGTGCAGGGCACCGCCGGAACCACCGAGGACGCCTTCCGGTACGGCTGGAACTACGCGCTGCTGCTGGCCCAGGGGCCGACCCGACAGGCACTCGTCGAGTCCCCGGTGCTCACCGCGATGCGTACGGGTCGGGTGGCCCGGATCGAGGAGGTCACCCGCTGTCTGCCGGAGGTGCAGGACGCGCTGGTGTCGATCCTGTCCGACCGCCGGATCAACGTGCCCGAGCTTGCCGACACCGACGCCGGGGTGCTGCCGGCGGCTCCGGGTTTCACCGTGATCGCGACCGCGAACCTGCGTGACCGGGGCGTGTCGGAGATGTCGGCCGCGCTCAAGCGCCGTTTCAACTTCGAGACCATCGGACCGATCGCCGACCCGGTGACCGAAATGGAGCTGGTACGCCGGCAGGCCATCGCGGCCGTGGCGCGGGCCGGTGCCGCGTACGCCGTGGACGACAGTGTGCTCGACGCCCTGGTGACGGTCTTCCGCGACCTGCGGTCCGGGCGGTCGGCCGAGGGCTGGGACGTGGAGCGACCGGGGACGGTGATGTCCACCGCCGAAGCCGTGCAGGTGGCCGCCGCGCTCGCCCTCAGCTCGGCGTACCTGCCGGCGGGCGACGTCCTCGACCTGCTGCCCGGACACCTGCTCGGCGTGGTGCGCAAGGACGACCAGGCCGACCACGGCCGGCTCGTCGGTTACTGGGACGGCCCGGTCCGGCGGCGTGCCGAGGAGGGGGCACCGATGTGGCGGCGGCTCTGGGATCTGCGGGAGACGCTGCGTTGA
- a CDS encoding DUF4132 domain-containing protein, whose product MKTLPKALRDHPEVDRLRQLAEWLDRHRADCLARVDAWMVSALPVPTGLLARVWPDPAWQGVLRDLVVVGDDPEQLGLLRDVTDQGELRVVDLDGETLRLSPRTVTLPHPVLLPDLVELREFAAELGVTQRVEQLHRATWTKPADLDGSATWVPDFRQARLTSRSAVTARASTLGYQASNAAVSCRIHEAGRIVEASVWINGEYWENQLTMGDLSWRLRGSRPMRLADVGPVAWSEGIRMAASLSGGQPVGTGKGA is encoded by the coding sequence TTGAAGACGTTGCCAAAGGCGCTGCGGGACCATCCCGAGGTGGATCGGCTGCGTCAGCTCGCCGAGTGGCTCGACCGGCACCGCGCCGACTGCCTCGCCCGGGTCGACGCCTGGATGGTCTCCGCCCTTCCGGTCCCGACCGGGCTGCTCGCCCGGGTGTGGCCCGATCCCGCCTGGCAGGGCGTCCTGCGCGACCTCGTCGTCGTGGGCGACGATCCCGAACAGTTGGGCCTGCTGCGGGACGTCACCGACCAGGGCGAGCTGCGGGTGGTCGACCTCGACGGGGAGACGCTGCGGCTGTCGCCGCGGACGGTGACCCTGCCGCATCCCGTACTCCTGCCCGATCTGGTGGAGCTGCGGGAGTTCGCGGCCGAGCTGGGGGTGACCCAACGGGTCGAGCAACTGCACCGGGCCACCTGGACGAAGCCCGCCGACCTGGACGGGTCGGCGACCTGGGTCCCGGACTTCCGGCAGGCCCGGCTCACCTCCCGGTCCGCCGTGACCGCCCGCGCCAGCACCCTGGGATACCAGGCGTCCAACGCCGCCGTGAGCTGCCGGATCCACGAGGCCGGCCGGATCGTCGAGGCATCGGTATGGATCAACGGAGAGTACTGGGAGAACCAATTGACCATGGGTGACCTGTCCTGGCGGCTTCGCGGCAGCCGGCCGATGCGTCTGGCGGACGTCGGGCCGGTCGCCTGGTCGGAGGGGATCCGGATGGCCGCGAGCCTCTCCGGTGGCCAGCCGGTCGGCACGGGGAAGGGTGCGTGA
- a CDS encoding MFS transporter produces MNLTPYREALALPGVRSLMLVTLLARVPKTMTVIALTMYVVLELEHGYAAAGLAGAAMTIGVAVGAPLLGRLVDRRGLRPVLALTTVAEAAFWLTAPLMPYPVLLGGALLGGLLCLPVFGVARQSVAALVPAEKRRPAYALDSMAVELSFMVGPILAVLLATSVSPKATLLVVSGGVVLAGLALFWLNPPTRADHEPLDAARPVSRREWLTPRMLGLLAISAATTLVLGGTDVAVVAVLRAAEQVEWTGLVLAVWAAFSLVGAFVYGMVSRSVSPLLIVTMLGLCTIPVGFGGTQWWSLGLALLPAGMLCAPALASTANAVSQLVPASVRGEAMGLQNSAITVGLALGAPLAGAVIDASAPAWGFAATGTIGALIGLAFLAAELRHRRRKIAAPTTPAPTSVTAAPADR; encoded by the coding sequence ATGAATCTCACCCCTTACCGGGAAGCCCTCGCGCTGCCCGGCGTACGGTCCCTGATGCTGGTCACCCTGCTGGCCCGCGTCCCGAAGACGATGACGGTCATCGCGTTGACGATGTACGTCGTGCTGGAACTGGAGCACGGGTACGCCGCCGCCGGACTGGCCGGTGCGGCGATGACGATCGGTGTCGCCGTCGGCGCACCACTGCTGGGCCGGCTGGTGGACCGCCGTGGCCTGCGACCCGTGCTCGCCCTGACCACGGTCGCCGAGGCCGCCTTCTGGCTCACCGCACCGCTCATGCCGTACCCGGTGCTGCTCGGCGGGGCGCTGCTGGGCGGGCTGCTCTGTCTGCCCGTGTTCGGCGTGGCCCGGCAGTCGGTCGCCGCGCTCGTGCCGGCGGAGAAGCGGCGCCCGGCGTACGCGCTGGACTCGATGGCCGTGGAACTGTCGTTCATGGTCGGGCCCATCCTCGCGGTGCTGCTGGCCACCAGCGTGTCGCCGAAGGCGACGCTGCTCGTGGTCAGCGGCGGCGTCGTCCTCGCCGGCCTGGCATTGTTCTGGCTCAACCCGCCGACCCGGGCCGACCACGAACCGCTGGACGCGGCCCGGCCGGTGTCCCGGCGGGAATGGCTCACGCCGCGGATGCTCGGGCTACTGGCCATCAGTGCCGCCACCACGCTCGTGCTCGGCGGCACCGACGTCGCCGTGGTGGCCGTGCTCCGGGCCGCCGAACAGGTCGAGTGGACCGGCCTGGTGCTGGCGGTGTGGGCCGCCTTCTCCCTGGTCGGCGCCTTCGTGTACGGCATGGTGTCGCGATCGGTCTCCCCGCTGCTCATCGTCACGATGCTCGGACTCTGCACGATTCCGGTCGGCTTCGGCGGTACGCAGTGGTGGTCGCTGGGCCTGGCGCTGCTGCCGGCCGGGATGCTCTGTGCGCCGGCCCTGGCGTCCACCGCGAACGCCGTGAGTCAGCTCGTTCCGGCCAGCGTCCGGGGTGAGGCGATGGGTCTGCAGAATTCCGCGATCACGGTCGGCCTGGCCCTCGGTGCGCCGCTGGCCGGCGCGGTGATCGACGCCTCCGCACCGGCCTGGGGCTTCGCCGCGACCGGCACGATCGGCGCGCTGATCGGGTTGGCCTTCCTCGCCGCCGAACTGCGCCACCGCCGGCGGAAGATCGCCGCACCGACCACCCCCGCACCCACCTCGGTCACCGCCGCACCCGCCGACCGATGA
- a CDS encoding isochorismatase family protein — protein MSRALIIVDVQNDFCEGGSLAVTGGAAVAAGISRLLAAEPDRWDHVVATKDHHVDPGAHFGDPPDFVDSWPRHCVVGTDGAQFHPDLSLDRIEAVFHKGEWAAAYSGFEGAAEDGEGLADWLRRHSVETVEVVGIATDHCVRATAADAAREGFATSVLLDLTAGVNGQTTGAALTVLREAGVTLHGAPLLSDPAGLVRWQAGGTDQAG, from the coding sequence ATGAGCCGAGCACTGATAATCGTCGACGTACAGAACGACTTCTGCGAGGGCGGGTCGCTCGCCGTCACCGGGGGCGCGGCGGTGGCCGCCGGGATCTCCCGACTGCTCGCCGCCGAACCGGACCGCTGGGACCACGTGGTGGCGACCAAGGACCACCACGTCGACCCCGGCGCCCACTTCGGCGACCCACCGGACTTCGTCGACTCCTGGCCCCGGCACTGCGTCGTCGGCACCGACGGCGCGCAGTTCCATCCCGACCTGTCCCTCGACCGGATCGAGGCGGTGTTCCACAAGGGCGAGTGGGCGGCGGCGTACTCCGGGTTCGAGGGGGCCGCCGAGGATGGCGAAGGGCTGGCCGACTGGTTGCGCCGGCACTCGGTGGAGACCGTCGAGGTGGTCGGCATCGCCACCGACCACTGCGTACGGGCCACCGCCGCCGACGCCGCCCGGGAGGGTTTCGCCACCAGCGTGCTGCTCGACCTGACCGCCGGGGTCAACGGCCAGACCACCGGGGCGGCGCTGACCGTACTGCGCGAGGCCGGGGTGACCCTGCACGGCGCGCCGCTGCTAAGTGACCCCGCCGGACTTGTTCGCTGGCAGGCAGGCGGTACCGACCAGGCAGGATAG
- a CDS encoding nicotinate phosphoribosyltransferase gives MHSSRPALLTDHYELTMISAALRDGTADRACVFEVFTRRLPAGRRYGVVAGTTRLVELLQDFRFNEAEVAFLRDSGVVDEPTASWLSTYRFSGDIDGYAEGELYFPGSPILTVSGTFAECVLLETLTLSVLNHDSAIAAAAARMVTAARGRTLIEMGARRAQEEAAVAAARASYLAGFGFTSNLAAGQRYGIPTAGTAAHAFTLLHDDEPTAFASQVAAQGRSTTLLVDTYDIAQGIRNAIAVAGPELRAVRIDSGDLAVLAQHSRELLDSLGATETKIIVSGDLDEYAIAALAAEPVDMYGAGTAVVTGSGAPTAGLVYKLVEVDGRSVVKRSERKATVGGRKTAVRRHKPSGTATEEIIVSQGVPDPRPGDRPLQRPYVRAGEPVALPTLTESREHLRQCLISIPWEGLKLSAGDPTVPVTVVGV, from the coding sequence GTGCACAGTTCGCGCCCCGCGCTCCTGACCGACCACTACGAGCTGACGATGATCAGCGCCGCCCTGCGGGACGGCACCGCCGACCGGGCCTGCGTCTTCGAGGTCTTCACCCGCCGTCTACCGGCCGGCCGGCGGTACGGGGTGGTCGCCGGCACGACCCGCCTCGTCGAACTGCTCCAGGACTTCCGGTTCAACGAGGCCGAGGTGGCCTTCCTCCGGGACAGCGGGGTGGTCGACGAGCCGACCGCGAGCTGGCTGTCGACGTACCGGTTCAGCGGCGACATCGACGGTTACGCCGAGGGTGAGCTGTACTTCCCGGGCTCGCCGATCCTGACCGTCTCCGGCACCTTCGCCGAGTGCGTCCTGCTGGAGACCCTGACGCTCTCCGTGCTCAACCACGACTCGGCGATCGCGGCGGCGGCGGCCCGGATGGTGACCGCCGCGCGCGGCCGTACCCTGATCGAGATGGGTGCCCGCCGGGCGCAGGAGGAGGCGGCGGTCGCCGCGGCCCGAGCCTCCTACCTCGCCGGGTTCGGCTTCACCTCCAACCTGGCCGCCGGGCAGCGCTACGGGATACCCACCGCCGGTACCGCCGCGCACGCCTTCACGCTGCTGCACGACGACGAGCCGACCGCGTTCGCCAGCCAGGTCGCCGCGCAGGGCCGCAGCACCACGTTGCTGGTCGACACCTACGACATCGCCCAGGGCATCCGCAACGCGATCGCGGTCGCCGGTCCGGAACTGCGGGCGGTCCGGATCGACTCCGGCGACCTGGCGGTGCTGGCCCAGCACTCGCGGGAGCTGCTCGACTCGCTGGGTGCCACCGAGACGAAGATCATCGTCTCCGGGGACCTCGACGAGTACGCCATCGCGGCGCTCGCCGCCGAGCCGGTCGACATGTACGGCGCCGGTACCGCCGTGGTGACCGGTTCCGGCGCCCCGACCGCCGGACTCGTCTACAAGCTCGTCGAGGTGGACGGCCGGTCGGTGGTCAAACGCTCCGAACGCAAGGCGACCGTGGGCGGGCGCAAGACAGCCGTCCGCCGCCACAAACCGAGCGGCACCGCCACCGAGGAGATCATCGTCTCCCAGGGCGTACCGGATCCCCGCCCCGGCGACCGCCCGCTCCAGCGGCCGTACGTCAGGGCCGGCGAGCCGGTCGCCCTCCCCACCCTCACCGAGTCCCGCGAACACCTACGACAGTGCCTGATCTCGATCCCCTGGGAGGGCCTCAAGCTCTCGGCGGGCGATCCCACCGTCCCGGTAACCGTCGTAGGGGTGTAA